From the Macaca nemestrina isolate mMacNem1 chromosome 2, mMacNem.hap1, whole genome shotgun sequence genome, the window GCTCTAGGTTAGTGAGTCTTTCCCCTTCCCCATAGGACATTTCCCCCTTTTTACCTATGAAATTCCTTTTTGCCTTTCAAAGACCCTTTCAGTGCCACCTCAAAGCCATCTCTGACCACCTAGCCCATACCTCTTTTAGAACCTTAGTCGTTCAATCATTTACTCACTGAGTGACTACTGTGATCTAGTAccagaaatacagatataaaaatgacAGGATCTCTGCTCCCAAGGAGCTTACAAATGAGTAGGGTTGATAGATAAGCAGGGGAAATTACACTATCGTGCAGTTCTATACAAAGTACAGTATAAGAACAAAGGAACATACAATTATTTCCATCTATGGAAGGGGCGTGGGACAAGGAGGGTGTATCAGAGGAGACTGTGCTTGCATTGGACCTTGAAGGGATGAGTGGGAGTTCACCTGCCAGACAGGTTGGGGGAAGGGCTTCCTGTCATTGCATCTATCCTGTGCAGAGGCAGGGGGACACAGCCTGGCAGCATACCTTCTGCAACTGCAGGTAGCTGAGTTCAGCTCTTGGGAAAGTGAGGGGCTGGGAACTGACATTGACAAATGACAGAAGACAATGCTAGAGAGGGCAGCAGTGTTCTGGTCACAAAGAGCTTTCAACACCAGGCAGAGGAGCTTGTGCCTTCTCCTGTAGGACATGGGTGCCATTGATAACTTTTCCGTAGACTAGTTTTTTGTCATTTATCCCCACCCTCAGTTAGACTTGACCTCCCCAAAGGCAGAGAACATGTTTCCTCATTTCCCCTGATTTACCTCCATGCCTGGCAGCAGGCTAGACACACAGAGGGTAGGTGCTTAGGAAGGAGGTGGGATAACAGAGTTTGAAAGGGCCTGGTCTGCCAGACCTGGGAACTGCAGGGCTCAGTAGTGTGTCCTGCCTCTGCCTGTCCCATCCAGGAGCTCCTCAGTTCTGCACAATTTCACATCTTCAGAGCTGGGAAGCCCTTATCATTGTAGCCTCCAGTGCCTATGACTCATCAAGAGCCATGTCTGGACAGTGAACTCTTTTGAGGACTGTGCCTTGTTACTGAATCTCCACTCTCCTGGCCAAGGCATGGCAGTAACTAAGTGGTCATTCATTGCTGAATGTGTGGATAGATAGTGGAATCCCTTCACCTATTCCCTCCCCCACAGCTgtgctttttctttcccttgctttctttctaaatattgttttgtgttttcgGGCCAGTTTAGATCCCACTTACACAATGAAGCTTCCCTGATAGTTCACAGCTACCAAACAGTTCTATTCCCTGAACtccaaaataatttaatgttGCATTCATTTATGGAGTCATATACTTGTGTGATTCTTTAACTGTTCTATCCAAACCAATTCAGTATGGAGGAATCCTGCCTGGGCCCAAGTTCACAGAGACAGAACTATGTTAGACTCAATTTCCTATTAGGTCCTGTGGAAAAGGCAGAGTTGACCTGCAAGGAGCAGTTTTAGAGAGGAGATTTTGACTTTGCCAAAAATCTGATACTAATTTAAACTATTTGAAAATGGAAGCAGCTGCTCTATGCTGGGTGAGCAACCTGTCCTTAAAATAGTGAAACAGTAGCCAGGATCACTGTAATGAGAACTCTTACATTTAAAGGGAGGTTACAAGGCTCCTCCCAACTCAGAGGTTGTCTGTCACTAACACAGCTCTGTTTTATGCCCAAGAAAATGccacctggctcagcctgctGCCCAAGGAAGACCCTGGCTCCTTTCTCACTACCTTCCCTAGGGCAGAATCTATTATATTAAGGCCAGTTGCTGGTCTTTAACTTACCAGTCAAGAGGTACTGCTTCTGGCTGTTGGCTTCTAGTTTCACACCACAGAGGGAAGAGTCAAAAGGTGTATAGATATACTGAACATCCTTGACTTTCTCAAACCCTTTGAACATCTGACAggcaattacaaaaaaaaaaaaaaaaagcaatattgaGTCAGTGAGTGTACTGCATATATTAACAGGCAAAAATTTCTCATTTCTCAGCCTAAATATTTAAGCAGAAGTCCAGTTCAGGATTTTGTGCCCTCAGATGTCCCTACTGGgttattttctgtcttaaaaaaacaaacaaaaaaacacctaaaCCTTGGTTTATTCCAGTAGGTACCTGTAGTGGCACCATACACCAGCAGCTGTGGGACCAGATGGACGCAGAGGCCCTCCCCTGCAATATCCCTGGGATTCTACGGGCTCTGCCTCCAAATCTCATCCAGTTCCACTTCAGCATCTAGACCCAAGGATCACTGAGCCAGGCCACCTGAACACAGCCCTCCCAGAACACAGACCCCACTTCCTCCATCAGCCTTAGGGGCTACACATCCCAGCCTGCCCCCATGTACCTTTATCTGTTTGATTTCATACCGGAGCATTTTTTCAGTGTCAGCAGGGTCTGCACTGGCAGGAACTACCTTCTCACTGGAGATTTTGGCCCGAATCACTGCAtaggaagagaaaagagggaaCCTTTAGCAGCTGGTGGGGGCAATACACCTGAGGTCTGGATGATCCAGGGTCCCTGAAGAAGTGTATAGGGCAATTCTTGGTTTTGGTGTGACCAGGTTGTGAGCAACGTGATGTGTGAGAAGGGGGACCTGGAAACACCTCCTCTGCAGTCCCTGGAAGTTCCAAACCCCTCAGGCTTATTAGGTTCTATAACCGCTAAGCTCTTTCTGCCTTTTCGAACCAGTTAGTCTGGAGAGCTCTAGTTCTCCATAGCCGTTTGTGCAGTGGGGCACAGGGTAGGAGTCAGAGTACAGAAGGGAGGAGGAGCCTCTTCAGGGCAGTTGGTGTGAAGTTTATTGCTGTGGTCAAGGCCTCTCAGCCTGCCTACAGTTGAcattagtaaatgtttattgaattcaTAAATGTTCTGACCCTGCACTGAGGTATTGCATCTCTTGCCATTTGAGCATTAATAACCAAAAACTGTTGATGACGTTCTtcctctgtgcctggccctgcACTAGGCACTAGGCCCATAGATGTGATTAAGACAGGGTCCCCATCCTGCAGAGCTCTTGATCTAGTGCAGGGCATACTTGTAAAGAACAATAGCACAGCATAGTAGGAGCGCTAAGACGGTTAGATGCTGAGGCGGCACCAAGGAGCCAGGGAGCCTGCAGAGAAGGGGAGAGACCTAAGTTAgaccttgaaggatgagtaggagtctGCCAGGAATTTAGGGGTGTGAgggagggcattccaggcagagggaaaagaaaggacAGAACGTGTGTGTTGTGGTAGGGGCTTGGTGGCAACCTCAGTTATAGGCCTGGACAGACACCGGTAGTTATAATGCAAGCCCTCTGCCCTCCCCTTTCTGTCCCCAGTCCAGTAGTTCAGAATAATCATCAGATAGCTCCAGTGACACCTTGTTCAGTGACACTCCATAATTGCAGTATGGCCAGAGTGAGGGACGTCGCTATGGAAGTCCCTGACGCAATCTTCATTTCGTTATGAATCAGTCAGGTTCTGCGCTTGCAAGGTTGCTATGGCGCCTGGTCCTTCCCGACCTATCAGCCTCAGCAAGAGGCAACCGGTCGGAATTTGAGCTCCTCCCTTTTCCTCTGGACTCCTGGTCTACTGCTGGCCAGATACTAATCCCCCCACAACCACCCCCTGCTGTGGACCTCGCGGACCTCGGACTCACCAAGTGCCGAGTGGCAGATGTGCTGCTGAGGGTGCGCCGGGGCGCAGCTGCATGCCTCGCCCAGCCCCGGGGGCCGCAGCAACGCTAGCAGCCGCAGCAACAGCGCCCAGCTCGGCGCGGGCCGGGGGCTCCCAGGCATGACACTGTAGAGCCCGACTGAGCCTGTGAGGTCTGTCAGACCGAACAGCCCCAGCAGGGCTCCTTCCCAAGGCCGTCGTGCCCCTCGCCCCAGGCTTTATGAGGTGGCCCTGAGGGCCAATCCCGCCCCGATGGGCTCCGCCTTCCTTTGGCTCTAGGCCATCCGCGGCGGCAGGACCCGAGGCTCTTCCGACCTGCATACTCAGTAAGATGCAGAGGGAAGCCAGGAAAGAGGCCCTGGCCTCTGTTTCCCTGCCTAAGTCATGAAGCGCTCTGGAAGTAAAGGGAAAGCACTGGGAGAGGGGATGGTGTCAAGggcagaaaaatggaaagagcCACAAAGACAAATGCATGAGGACAGAAAGACTGAGGGCTGTGATTCAGGCAGAAAGAACAAGAGTGAGGAGAGGCACAGACAGAAAGGGTGAGACAGGCAGAGTCccagagaggcagacagaattACAACAGGCAAAAGAGACAGTGACAGAGAAGGACGGACCCCTTGCTGAGCTGCACGCTGGGAATGAGACGAGCTACTCAGGGCTTCTTTCAGCTGCAGGAAGTGCTTTCAATGCCCTATTTATGAGGCTCCAAAGCAACAGCAAACAGTAATAGAACAGGACAGAGAaagttggggtgtgtgtgtcttggctctgttgcctgggg encodes:
- the LOC105477719 gene encoding metalloproteinase inhibitor 4 yields the protein MPGSPRPAPSWALLLRLLALLRPPGLGEACSCAPAHPQQHICHSALVIRAKISSEKVVPASADPADTEKMLRYEIKQIKMFKGFEKVKDVQYIYTPFDSSLCGVKLEANSQKQYLLTGQVLSDGKVFIHLCNYIEPWEDLSLVQRESLNHHYHLNCGCQITTCYTVPCIISAPNECLWTDWLLERKLYGYQAQHYVCMKHVDGTCSWYRGHLPLRKEFVDIIQP